One part of the Dysidea avara chromosome 10, odDysAvar1.4, whole genome shotgun sequence genome encodes these proteins:
- the LOC136237142 gene encoding uncharacterized protein has translation METERPTRISMACQLDTIDIVEEDSRAIMLYTDKSIYNMLKRSTVSKPTYSSLGLQDTEQKVVLQKTGPCPQWYSRWRRREFALKGNFLYYYKAHIKNKDNISVLGAIYIRGAAIDEDTVKGSKNVIIITPPVPRRVGMRDDETSVFYIKCSSVQQRTEWCKILKAVANKR, from the exons ATGGAAACAGAGAGACCAACAAGGATATCTATGGCTTGCCAACTGGACACCATTGATATTGTAGAGGAAGACAGCAGAGCAATAATGTTGTATACTGACAAGAGCATCTACAACATGCTAAAGAGATCAACAGTCAGTAAG CCAACATACTCCAGTCTTGGACTGCAGGATACTGAACAAAAGGTGGTCCTTCAGAAGACAGGGCCTTGTCCTCAGTGGTACTCTAGATGGAGAAGAAGAGAATTTGCTCTTAAAGGAAACTTCCTCTACTATTACAAAGCTCACATTAAG AACAAAGATAATATCTCAGTTCTTGGTGCTATCTACATCAGAGGAGCTGCCATTGATGAGGACACAGTTAAAGGATCAAAAAATGTCATAATAATTACTCCACCAGTACCCAGGAGGGTTGGTATGAGAGATGATGAGACATCAGTGTTCTATATTAAGTGTAGTAGTGTACAACAAAGAACTGAA TGGTGCAAAATACTGAAAGCAGTTGCTAACAAGAGATGA